One part of the Esox lucius isolate fEsoLuc1 chromosome 10, fEsoLuc1.pri, whole genome shotgun sequence genome encodes these proteins:
- the rpl15 gene encoding 60S ribosomal protein L15, with protein MGAYKYMQELWRKKQSDVMRFLLRVRCWQYRQLSNLHRAPRPTRPDKARRLGYKCKQGYVIYRVRVRRGGRKRPVPKGATYGKPVHHGVNQIKFARSLQSTAEERAGRHCGGLRVLASYWVGEDSTYKFFEVILVDTFHKAIRRNPDTQWITRPVHKHREMRGLTSAGKKSRGLGKGHKFHLTMGGSRRAAWRRRNTLQLHRYR; from the exons ATGGGAGCGTACAAATATATGCAGGAGTTATGGCGCAAGAAGCAGTCCGACGTGATGCGCTTTCTCCTGCGCGTCCGTTGCTGGCAGTACCGTCAGCTCTCCAATCTCCACCGTGCCCCTAGACCCACCAGACCCGACAAGGCCCGCAGACTGGGGTATAAGTGCAAACAAG GCTATGTGATCTACCGTGTACGTGTTCGCCGTGGAGGCCGCAAGCGCCCTGTGCCTAAGGGTGCCACTTATGGCAAACCCGTTCACCATGGTGTTAACCAGATCAAGTTCGCCCGCAGCCTGCAGTCCACTGCTGAG GAGCGTGCTGGCCGTCACTGCGGAGGCCTGAGGGTGCTGGCTTCCTACTGGGTGGGAGAAGATTCCACCTACAAGTTCTTCGAGGTGATCCTGGTTGATACCTTCCACAAGGCTATCAGACGCAACCCAGACACCCAATGGATCACCAGGCCTGTGCACAAGCACAGGGAGATGCGTGGCCTAACGTCTGCAGGCAAGAAGAGCCGAGGCCTGGGCAAGGGCCACAAGTTCCACCTGACCATGGGTGGTTCCCGTCGGGCAGCCTGGAGGAGACGCAACACTCTTCAGCTGCACCGCTACCGCTAG